Proteins encoded together in one Sylvia atricapilla isolate bSylAtr1 chromosome 2, bSylAtr1.pri, whole genome shotgun sequence window:
- the LAMTOR1 gene encoding ragulator complex protein LAMTOR1 isoform X2: MGCCYSSEAEASDQEEETKRLLEPAASPPNKVLNGAEQSYHNLPSARTDEQAMLSSILAKTAITRLAMLSNNLAHWKKLPLLPSLTNQPHQVLASDPVPFADLQQVSRIAAYAFSALSQIRVDAKEELVVQFGIP, from the exons GAGGAAGAGACCAAGCGGCTGCTGGAGCCGGCGGCCAGCCCACCCAACAAGGTGCTGAACGGAGCGGAGCAGAGCTACCACAACCTGCCGTCGGCCCGCACCGATGAGCAGGCCATGCTGTCCTCCATCCTCGCCAAAACAGCCAT CACACGCCTGGCCATGCTCAGCAACAACCTGGCACACTGGAAGaagctcccactgctgccatcTCTGACCAACCAACCACACCAAGTGCTCGCCAGCGACCCTGTCCCCTTCGCAGACCTGCagcag GTGTCCCGGATAGCTGCCTACGCCTTCAGTGCGCTCTCACAGATCCGTGTCGACGCCAAAGAAGAGCTGGTTGTACAGTTTGGCATCCCCTGA
- the LAMTOR1 gene encoding ragulator complex protein LAMTOR1 isoform X1 gives MGCCYSSEAEASDQEEETKRLLEPAASPPNKVLNGAEQSYHNLPSARTDEQAMLSSILAKTAINIIDVSAADSQGMEQHEYMDRARQYSTRLAMLSNNLAHWKKLPLLPSLTNQPHQVLASDPVPFADLQQVSRIAAYAFSALSQIRVDAKEELVVQFGIP, from the exons GAGGAAGAGACCAAGCGGCTGCTGGAGCCGGCGGCCAGCCCACCCAACAAGGTGCTGAACGGAGCGGAGCAGAGCTACCACAACCTGCCGTCGGCCCGCACCGATGAGCAGGCCATGCTGTCCTCCATCCTCGCCAAAACAGCCAT CAACATCATCGACGTGTCAGCAGCGGATTCCCAGGGCATGGAGCAGCACGAGTACATGGACAGAGCCAGGCAGTACAG CACACGCCTGGCCATGCTCAGCAACAACCTGGCACACTGGAAGaagctcccactgctgccatcTCTGACCAACCAACCACACCAAGTGCTCGCCAGCGACCCTGTCCCCTTCGCAGACCTGCagcag GTGTCCCGGATAGCTGCCTACGCCTTCAGTGCGCTCTCACAGATCCGTGTCGACGCCAAAGAAGAGCTGGTTGTACAGTTTGGCATCCCCTGA